The proteins below are encoded in one region of Pseudomonadota bacterium:
- a CDS encoding glutamate synthase-related protein, whose translation MKPSTVQIKKMPSRFRHQVPKYKVTRSNACINCGTCAKSCPYGVHERQEGHNKMSVPIDYKCIGFECENNDFYCVNKCPRSALSLSLNPMYETLGDYRWTADMITGTWIMAETGYPPERKDLEYNTGNSGGGFDKLRLKFPSGRPKIDKFEISTEIPLNRRNDGRANVVISTPVYGGGMSFGSVSLPTMVSKARNATIWNTFTCTGEGGYPELLIPYDDHVITQVATGLFGVREETIQRVKIIEFKYAQGAKPGLGGHLLGEKNTESVARMREAVKGSSLFSPFPFHSVYSIEDHKKHIDWIKAINPDALVSVKVSTPNDVDMVAVGSYYAGAHIIHIDGGYGGTGAAPDIAKKNIAMPIEYAITKVHNFLKDEGARDAVTLIASGGIRTAHDLVKAICLGADGAVIGTAEMVSLECVRCGNCESGRGCARGIASTDSELADLFNEEWATQRLTNMYHAWNVQLIEILQKFGMRSVQELVGRTDLLEHIDYSK comes from the coding sequence TCGCGATTCAGACACCAGGTGCCTAAGTATAAGGTCACAAGGTCAAACGCATGCATCAATTGTGGAACTTGCGCCAAATCATGCCCCTACGGAGTTCATGAAAGGCAGGAAGGGCACAATAAAATGAGCGTGCCCATAGACTATAAGTGTATCGGCTTTGAATGCGAAAATAACGATTTTTATTGCGTTAACAAATGTCCGCGTAGCGCACTGAGCTTATCGCTCAATCCGATGTATGAAACGTTGGGTGACTATCGATGGACAGCCGATATGATTACCGGTACCTGGATCATGGCCGAAACCGGTTACCCGCCTGAGCGAAAAGATCTTGAATATAATACGGGCAATTCCGGAGGCGGCTTCGACAAGTTGCGCTTAAAGTTCCCTTCAGGGCGCCCAAAAATTGATAAGTTTGAGATATCTACTGAAATTCCTCTGAACCGGAGAAATGACGGCCGGGCCAATGTTGTAATTTCCACGCCTGTCTATGGCGGAGGCATGTCCTTTGGATCGGTCAGTCTGCCTACTATGGTTTCCAAGGCTCGCAACGCAACCATATGGAATACTTTTACCTGTACCGGAGAAGGCGGATATCCGGAACTCCTTATACCCTATGATGATCACGTCATTACTCAGGTGGCGACCGGTTTGTTTGGAGTACGTGAAGAAACAATTCAGCGGGTAAAAATAATAGAATTCAAATACGCGCAGGGGGCAAAGCCCGGTCTGGGCGGACATCTCCTTGGAGAAAAAAACACGGAAAGCGTTGCCCGTATGAGGGAAGCTGTTAAAGGATCGTCTTTGTTTTCACCTTTTCCGTTTCACTCGGTTTACTCCATTGAAGATCATAAGAAACACATTGACTGGATTAAAGCAATCAATCCTGATGCCTTAGTTTCGGTTAAAGTATCAACACCCAATGATGTTGATATGGTTGCCGTCGGTTCGTATTATGCCGGCGCTCATATCATTCATATCGACGGCGGATATGGCGGTACCGGCGCTGCACCTGATATTGCAAAAAAGAACATCGCAATGCCGATAGAATATGCCATAACGAAAGTACATAATTTTTTAAAAGATGAGGGAGCACGGGATGCCGTAACGCTCATTGCCTCAGGTGGTATCAGGACGGCTCACGATCTGGTTAAAGCCATTTGCCTGGGTGCAGACGGCGCGGTCATCGGTACAGCGGAAATGGTTTCCCTGGAATGTGTCAGATGCGGAAACTGTGAATCAGGGCGCGGTTGTGCCCGGGGCATAGCTTCCACCGATTCGGAACTTGCCGATTTGTTTAATGAAGAATGGGCAACACAACGCCTGACAAATATGTACCATGCCTGGAATGTCCAACTGATCGAAATATTGCAAAAGTTCGGCATGAGGAGTGTGCAGGAGCTTGTAGGCCGTACGGATTTGCTTGAACACATAGATTACAGTAAATAA